Proteins encoded within one genomic window of Candidatus Syntrophocurvum alkaliphilum:
- the flgL gene encoding flagellar hook-associated protein FlgL encodes MRVTNTMLVNDLNRNLNNNMRQMENSQRQLSTGKKLNLPSDNPGGLVNSLRLRTNINEGERYISNLGESINFMETTDSALNNTTQIMHRARELTVKAKTGTNDTGALRALADEIEELNDELKMLANTTYGTKHVFAGTNVTEAPYKEGEDPDNPHQWNGNDRSIEVEISAGITMPMNLNDKDMSHFFMGVEETEDTDGKEGVFDLLDGLVESIREGDSDAMDKALGDLDVKIDDLLSARSTIGARVNRLELQKNRLEDTQISYNELLSQTEDADMAKVIMELKMQENVYRASLSAGARIIQPSLVDFLR; translated from the coding sequence ATGCGAGTAACAAACACAATGCTAGTAAACGACCTAAACAGAAATCTAAACAACAACATGCGCCAAATGGAAAATTCCCAGCGCCAACTATCAACTGGTAAAAAACTAAACCTCCCATCAGATAACCCTGGTGGCTTGGTTAACTCCTTGCGCCTGCGTACAAACATAAACGAAGGTGAAAGATATATATCAAACTTAGGTGAATCCATAAACTTCATGGAAACAACCGACTCAGCACTAAACAACACTACCCAGATAATGCACCGAGCCCGTGAACTAACAGTAAAAGCCAAAACAGGCACCAACGATACCGGAGCACTTCGAGCTCTTGCTGATGAAATAGAAGAACTCAATGACGAACTAAAAATGCTAGCAAATACTACCTATGGAACTAAACACGTATTTGCCGGCACAAATGTAACCGAAGCACCTTACAAAGAGGGCGAAGATCCAGATAACCCCCATCAATGGAATGGCAATGATAGATCAATCGAAGTTGAAATATCAGCTGGTATAACCATGCCTATGAATTTAAATGATAAAGATATGTCCCACTTTTTCATGGGAGTTGAAGAAACAGAAGATACTGATGGAAAAGAGGGTGTATTTGATTTACTAGATGGATTAGTAGAGTCTATTCGTGAAGGTGACTCTGACGCAATGGACAAAGCCTTAGGAGATCTGGATGTTAAAATAGATGACCTACTTTCAGCTCGCTCAACCATAGGAGCCAGAGTAAATAGACTAGAACTACAAAAAAATCGTCTAGAAGATACCCAGATATCATATAACGAACTACTATCACAAACCGAAGATGCCGATATGGCAAAAGTAATAATGGAACTAAAAATGCAAGAAAACGTCTACCGAGCCTCCCTCTCCGCAGGAGCCAGAATAATCCAACCCAGCTTAGTAGACTTCTTAAGATAA
- a CDS encoding ComF family protein — protein sequence MINFLLDILIPQQICCLCRTPGNYKRRQPWCNECLKKLRDLQTTAPICQKCGKYLCEEKTICIDCSTMNPTFHIARAVGPYEDTYRIAIKVLKFLGRKHLSIIMGYMMAEVARAEPEFWPIDILVPVPISEGSLKQRGFNQTEVLAKEISKHIKTKVDSKSLIRVKETPSQRELSREEREKNLLCAFQLKDNSKVKGKNVLLIDDVYTTGSTSKECTRVLLEGGAQRVSVLTWATGKGN from the coding sequence TTGATAAACTTTTTATTAGACATTTTAATACCTCAACAAATATGTTGTTTGTGCAGAACACCAGGGAACTACAAACGTAGACAACCTTGGTGCAATGAGTGCCTTAAGAAACTTCGAGATCTGCAAACAACTGCTCCAATATGCCAAAAATGTGGTAAATACTTATGTGAAGAAAAAACTATATGTATTGATTGTTCAACAATGAACCCTACATTCCACATAGCACGCGCTGTTGGTCCATATGAAGACACATATAGAATAGCAATAAAAGTTCTTAAATTCTTAGGCCGAAAACACCTTTCTATAATAATGGGATATATGATGGCAGAGGTAGCTAGAGCTGAGCCAGAATTTTGGCCTATAGATATACTAGTACCAGTACCCATATCTGAGGGAAGTCTTAAGCAAAGAGGATTCAATCAAACAGAAGTTTTAGCTAAGGAAATTAGCAAACATATAAAAACAAAAGTTGATAGCAAAAGCCTAATTCGAGTTAAAGAAACTCCTTCCCAAAGAGAACTATCTCGAGAAGAAAGAGAAAAAAATCTACTTTGTGCATTTCAATTGAAGGATAATAGCAAAGTTAAGGGGAAGAATGTATTATTGATAGATGATGTCTATACTACTGGTTCAACTAGTAAAGAATGTACTCGTGTATTACTAGAAGGGGGAGCACAAAGAGTATCTGTACTAACTTGGGCTACTGGTAAAGGCAACTAA
- a CDS encoding sensor histidine kinase, which produces MSHKEHNNAAELIHLDEVLSQVVDVLNKGQDDIFEIADNCTKQLTRLKTELENLRIQINEKINEVDEAEKQERLARHRLVEVSRNFRSYSEPDIKEAYNNAQDLQLKLNSLRHEEYNLRQKREDLSREIRRYEEITKKADDYLKNTGYALKILQGNVEKISESIEETYRRQQIGMWIIEAQESERRKIARELHDGPAQILASMLIRLDLVKHFIENDTNKISDETDNVKKMAKESLGDIRRVMFDLKPTPLDETGLINSLRQYFDDYEAKYNMYIEFVVFGEEHKYDSSLEIALFRLVQEAITNARKHSGVNRVLVKIQDNGKNLLLIIKDTGKGFDTEEVLHSDKESYGIMGMRERVELFGGKIDIISKIGSGTQVIIEVPIEGER; this is translated from the coding sequence ATGTCACATAAAGAACATAATAATGCAGCAGAACTCATACACCTAGATGAGGTATTGTCACAGGTGGTAGACGTCCTGAATAAAGGTCAGGATGATATATTTGAAATAGCTGATAACTGTACCAAACAACTAACCCGCCTTAAAACAGAACTTGAAAACTTACGAATACAAATAAATGAAAAAATAAATGAAGTAGATGAAGCTGAAAAACAAGAGCGACTAGCCCGCCATAGATTAGTTGAGGTAAGTCGCAATTTTAGGTCTTACTCAGAACCAGATATAAAAGAGGCATATAATAATGCCCAAGATCTTCAACTAAAATTAAATAGTTTAAGACATGAAGAATATAACTTACGCCAAAAACGCGAAGACCTCTCTCGAGAAATACGCAGGTATGAAGAAATAACAAAAAAAGCAGATGACTATTTAAAAAATACTGGATACGCACTAAAGATTTTACAGGGAAATGTCGAAAAAATATCTGAAAGCATTGAAGAAACATATAGAAGACAGCAAATAGGTATGTGGATTATAGAAGCTCAAGAATCCGAAAGGAGAAAAATAGCAAGAGAGCTTCATGACGGCCCTGCTCAGATACTAGCAAGTATGCTAATCAGATTAGATTTAGTAAAACACTTTATAGAAAATGATACAAATAAAATAAGTGATGAAACTGATAATGTGAAAAAAATGGCTAAAGAAAGTCTAGGAGATATACGCCGAGTAATGTTTGACTTAAAACCAACTCCACTTGATGAGACAGGCCTTATTAATTCTCTTAGGCAATATTTTGATGACTATGAAGCTAAATACAATATGTATATAGAATTTGTTGTTTTTGGAGAAGAACATAAATATGATTCATCCCTAGAAATTGCTCTTTTTCGCCTAGTGCAGGAAGCTATAACCAATGCTAGAAAACACTCAGGAGTAAACCGTGTATTAGTAAAAATACAGGATAATGGAAAAAACCTACTTTTAATTATCAAAGATACAGGTAAGGGTTTTGATACTGAAGAAGTTTTACACTCTGATAAGGAAAGCTACGGAATAATGGGTATGAGAGAACGAGTAGAACTATTCGGTGGCAAGATAGATATAATATCCAAAATAGGATCGGGAACCCAAGTTATAATAGAGGTACCAATAGAAGGGGAGAGGTAA
- a CDS encoding DUF421 domain-containing protein encodes MQLEQAMDPYIAAVFKTAMAFAGILVYARILGKQQMSQLTFYDYITGITFGNIAAMIAVDPGYENVFLYLWILTVFAFFNYLMGVVTEKNRAARKLIEGEPVILIHNGKILEHNMAKARYNMENLLMQLREKDVFDLNDVEFAIAETDGVLSVQKKAEKRPVNPSDLNISPDYEGIPSELIIDGEIIYQNLKQNNIDEAWLMSELKRLGYNGPQGITYAAIDKDKNLYVDEDRDRLDDIIDISD; translated from the coding sequence ATGCAACTAGAACAGGCAATGGACCCTTACATTGCAGCAGTATTTAAAACAGCAATGGCATTTGCTGGTATCCTAGTTTATGCACGAATTTTAGGGAAACAACAAATGAGTCAGCTGACATTTTATGACTATATAACTGGTATTACATTTGGTAATATAGCAGCTATGATAGCTGTAGACCCAGGTTATGAAAACGTGTTTTTATACCTATGGATATTAACTGTTTTTGCATTTTTTAACTACTTAATGGGTGTAGTAACTGAAAAAAACAGAGCTGCACGTAAACTAATAGAAGGTGAGCCAGTTATACTTATTCATAATGGAAAAATATTAGAACATAACATGGCAAAAGCAAGGTATAATATGGAAAACCTTTTAATGCAATTGAGAGAAAAGGATGTTTTTGATTTAAATGATGTAGAATTTGCTATAGCAGAAACTGATGGAGTTTTAAGTGTTCAGAAGAAGGCTGAAAAGCGACCAGTTAATCCTTCAGACTTAAATATATCACCAGACTATGAAGGAATACCTTCAGAACTTATAATAGATGGGGAGATTATATACCAAAATTTAAAGCAAAATAACATTGATGAAGCATGGTTAATGAGTGAACTAAAAAGATTAGGTTACAATGGACCACAAGGCATTACTTATGCAGCCATAGATAAAGATAAAAACTTATATGTTGATGAAGATAGAGATCGATTAGATGATATTATTGATATTTCAGATTAA
- a CDS encoding response regulator — protein MDKIKVLIADDHALVREGLRKLLELDEKLEVIDEVGDGQGAINIARKAKPDIILMDVNMPGTDGILATRIIKRELPDVKVVALTIYEDEEVVEMVKAGVSAYVLKDVAGSELIDTLYKVLEGEVVIHPKVANRLVRELSKSERKKDEVKLTKREKDVLILLVKGFSNREMAETMFISEKTIKNHLTSIFRKLGVKDRTQAAVHALKNGIVSEE, from the coding sequence ATGGACAAAATCAAAGTACTAATAGCAGATGATCATGCTTTAGTAAGGGAAGGACTACGAAAACTATTAGAGCTTGATGAAAAATTAGAAGTAATCGATGAAGTTGGGGATGGACAGGGTGCTATAAATATTGCACGAAAAGCGAAACCTGACATTATTTTAATGGATGTAAACATGCCCGGTACGGATGGTATATTAGCGACTAGGATAATAAAAAGAGAATTACCAGATGTTAAAGTTGTTGCTTTAACCATTTATGAAGATGAAGAAGTAGTTGAAATGGTAAAAGCAGGGGTCTCAGCTTATGTTTTAAAGGATGTTGCAGGAAGTGAATTAATTGATACCTTGTATAAAGTTCTTGAAGGAGAAGTTGTAATTCACCCTAAAGTGGCTAATAGATTAGTTAGAGAACTTTCTAAATCTGAACGCAAAAAAGATGAAGTCAAATTAACCAAAAGAGAAAAAGATGTCCTTATTTTATTAGTAAAAGGATTTTCCAATAGAGAAATGGCTGAAACAATGTTTATCAGCGAAAAGACCATAAAAAATCACCTTACTAGCATATTTAGAAAGCTAGGAGTAAAGGATAGAACTCAGGCTGCGGTACATGCTCTAAAAAATGGAATTGTAAGTGAAGAATAA
- a CDS encoding DUF6470 family protein, translating to MQININQQFAQIGINTTKPFLGLNTVQPQLQINTQKPEVQIQKQQPKVHIDQSQCFADFNKRAPIEFVNYHSQKAKSSGIQAIGKIAAEGDMLAKIEGNITVQDLAKRAMDTQKDFNVEAIPKQRPNINFEKHPVEIIPQKGTLDININQGTIQQDFQWGKVDIYLNQKNYLEINFIPKKQITA from the coding sequence ATGCAAATAAACATAAATCAACAATTCGCCCAAATAGGAATAAACACAACAAAACCATTCCTAGGGCTGAATACGGTTCAACCCCAACTACAAATAAATACCCAAAAACCAGAAGTACAAATACAAAAACAGCAACCAAAAGTTCACATAGACCAATCCCAATGCTTTGCCGACTTCAACAAAAGAGCACCGATAGAATTTGTTAACTATCACTCTCAGAAAGCAAAATCATCCGGCATCCAAGCCATCGGCAAAATAGCCGCCGAAGGTGATATGCTGGCTAAAATAGAAGGAAACATAACCGTTCAAGACCTAGCAAAAAGAGCCATGGACACCCAAAAAGACTTCAACGTAGAAGCAATACCAAAACAAAGACCAAACATAAACTTTGAAAAACACCCAGTAGAAATAATACCCCAAAAAGGAACCCTAGACATAAATATAAACCAAGGAACAATACAACAAGACTTCCAATGGGGAAAAGTAGACATATACCTAAACCAAAAAAACTACCTAGAAATAAACTTCATCCCCAAAAAACAAATAACAGCATAG
- a CDS encoding flagellar biosynthesis anti-sigma factor FlgM, whose protein sequence is MFISKAQVQNLLKTYGKDNKNKNIQKTTEVKGAAKKDKIAISNESKTKQKAMQSIKKSDDLRQDKIDAAKQKISTGTYTKSNDEVAEKMIEQAIIDKLI, encoded by the coding sequence ATGTTTATATCAAAAGCACAAGTGCAAAACCTTTTAAAAACATATGGTAAAGACAACAAAAACAAAAACATCCAAAAAACCACTGAAGTAAAAGGTGCTGCCAAAAAAGATAAAATAGCTATATCAAATGAAAGTAAAACCAAGCAAAAAGCTATGCAATCAATCAAAAAATCAGATGACTTACGTCAAGACAAAATAGATGCGGCAAAACAAAAAATATCTACTGGAACCTACACCAAATCAAATGATGAAGTTGCGGAGAAAATGATAGAGCAAGCCATAATAGATAAGCTTATCTAA
- a CDS encoding phosphoglucomutase/phosphomannomutase family protein, translated as MSIIKFGTDGWRAIIAKDFTFENVKIVAQGIASYANSKNLGKKGIVIGYDNRFMSEDFAAQCAKVLVGNGIKVFLLKKTAPTPVTAFAIRVNEAGGAIMLTASHNPPNYNGIKFIPEYAGPALPDETDAIEEEVNRVIEGARVYELELEEARKLELLEDIDVDKEYIAHLMKIIDVESFKENDLKVVADPMFGAGVGYLDKILLELGCEVRTINNYRDALFGGSMPEPTVHILSDLKRSVGTYSADLGLALDGDADRFGIIDKEGNFVTPNRFSYLLLNHILKTRSFRGPVSRSIATSHMLDRVAKRNGLSVIETPVGFKYIGEAMRDRACILGVEESGGLSIFGHIPEKDGILACLLAAEMLAKTGKTFDELSEEFYEEYGSVVSERLDIAVRPKEKDEILANMKAYHPKSIAGVKVDTYSDKEGNKIVLDDGSWVLIRPSGTEPLFRIYVEAVESNGENKLKEIQQEVLEALGLTRK; from the coding sequence ATGTCTATAATCAAGTTTGGAACTGATGGTTGGAGGGCTATTATAGCTAAGGATTTCACCTTTGAAAATGTAAAAATAGTAGCACAAGGTATAGCTAGTTATGCAAATAGTAAAAACTTAGGCAAAAAGGGAATAGTAATAGGCTATGATAATCGTTTCATGTCCGAAGATTTTGCAGCTCAATGTGCCAAAGTCTTAGTAGGTAACGGAATAAAGGTATTTCTTCTTAAAAAAACAGCACCTACACCAGTTACAGCATTTGCAATTCGTGTAAACGAAGCTGGTGGAGCGATTATGCTTACAGCAAGTCATAATCCACCCAATTACAATGGTATAAAATTTATACCCGAATATGCAGGACCGGCATTACCGGATGAAACGGATGCGATTGAAGAAGAAGTTAATCGAGTAATTGAAGGAGCTCGTGTTTATGAGCTTGAACTTGAAGAGGCTAGAAAGCTTGAACTATTAGAGGATATAGATGTAGATAAAGAATACATTGCACATCTAATGAAAATAATCGATGTAGAAAGCTTTAAAGAAAATGACCTAAAAGTTGTAGCTGATCCGATGTTTGGTGCAGGTGTGGGTTACCTAGATAAAATATTATTAGAGCTAGGCTGTGAAGTAAGAACTATAAACAATTATCGTGATGCCCTTTTTGGAGGTAGCATGCCAGAGCCAACCGTACATATACTATCTGACTTAAAACGCTCGGTAGGAACATATTCTGCTGATTTAGGCTTAGCACTAGATGGAGATGCAGATCGATTTGGAATTATTGATAAAGAGGGCAATTTTGTAACCCCTAACCGTTTTTCATATTTATTATTAAATCACATACTAAAAACCCGATCATTCCGTGGTCCGGTAAGTCGCTCTATAGCAACTAGCCATATGCTAGACAGAGTAGCAAAACGCAATGGATTAAGTGTAATAGAGACACCAGTAGGATTTAAATATATTGGTGAAGCCATGCGAGATAGAGCCTGTATTTTAGGAGTAGAAGAAAGTGGAGGACTAAGCATATTTGGTCACATTCCTGAAAAGGATGGAATACTTGCATGCCTATTAGCAGCAGAAATGTTAGCTAAAACAGGAAAAACCTTTGATGAGCTATCTGAAGAATTTTATGAAGAATATGGAAGTGTTGTTAGCGAACGTTTAGATATTGCAGTTAGACCAAAAGAAAAAGATGAAATATTGGCCAATATGAAAGCATATCACCCTAAATCAATTGCAGGAGTAAAAGTAGACACCTATAGTGACAAAGAAGGAAATAAGATAGTGTTAGATGATGGTAGCTGGGTGCTAATACGCCCCTCCGGGACAGAACCTTTATTTAGAATATATGTAGAAGCCGTAGAGTCAAATGGAGAAAACAAACTAAAAGAAATTCAACAAGAAGTCCTAGAAGCTTTAGGGCTAACGAGAAAATAA
- the fliW gene encoding flagellar assembly protein FliW, protein MKINSPILGQIEIEEKNLITFESGIPGFEDQTQFALIPMDDNSPFFYLQAIRNPELCLILTDPFSFFSDYKVKLDDEHLEKLEVKKDETPIIAVYCILTIPEDFKKSTANLLAPIAINHKTKKGLQFVSEKSEYTTKHYIFNQTKDQPQKAAVNEGP, encoded by the coding sequence GTGAAAATAAACAGCCCAATCCTAGGCCAAATAGAAATAGAAGAAAAAAACCTAATCACCTTCGAATCCGGCATTCCCGGCTTCGAAGACCAAACTCAATTTGCGCTAATCCCCATGGACGATAACAGCCCATTTTTCTATCTCCAAGCTATAAGAAACCCAGAATTATGCTTAATACTAACCGACCCATTTAGCTTTTTCTCCGACTACAAAGTAAAGCTAGATGATGAACACCTAGAAAAACTAGAAGTAAAAAAAGACGAAACACCAATAATCGCAGTCTACTGTATACTAACAATACCCGAAGACTTCAAAAAATCAACAGCAAACTTATTGGCCCCTATAGCCATTAACCATAAAACAAAAAAAGGACTTCAGTTTGTCTCTGAAAAATCCGAATATACTACTAAGCACTATATTTTCAATCAAACTAAAGACCAGCCCCAAAAAGCGGCTGTAAATGAAGGACCATAG
- the flgK gene encoding flagellar hook-associated protein FlgK: MSNFMSLEIGKRSIMTHQTALSVTGHNVSNANTPGYSRQVANITTNRPWHAPMLAGNAPAGQIGTGVKVEDIQRMRDAFLDYQIRNENKTAGYWDSVQQNLSRVEVILNEPSEEGLRAVMDMFWESWQDLSVNPESESVRAVVAELGETVADAFNNTHRQLFELKEDVNSNVKIKIDEINSLADQITDLNEQIQGISIAGKQPNDLLDKRDMLLEELSQITDINVYEEPHYENGGQTQSYSGMVTVQIGGRTLVQGHNYTPLSTKQDENGMHMPVWSDTGAKANINGGELRGLLDSRGKTDLEQDANSNYKGIIQEMIDDLNKLAKTVIIGTNDVHRGGYSLNNKSGTPDGTNFFKMPKNPDDIENWAQLMSLDTTIKNDSNNIAAASNRTWEDGEKVNFGDGSNALKIAQLKQHMKTDKNAFKTGEFEGNNFPKEIGGEMLVNIQGIEDLIKIEIPEQEIKDLNELATAIQQQLDNNETLRNEDIKINVRLDGNTIIFESPNSRFHGVEDGENDDGLLANFDTDDIKAVLNSNYTVFASETDLEFGENIDGALTFQFDGEEDETISININEDDFDDINDLVVAIQEKLDEDEINVNVRADGDTLLFYSQDPDFKGVIDGDGDEDGNDFLFGDDEPVEINQVQITNINENLIKNATTDDFWRSVAANVGVKSQEAKRMVTNQEQLLGELENKRQSYSGVSLDEEMTNMIKYQHAYNAASRYITTIDEAIETIVNRMGLVGR; this comes from the coding sequence ATGTCAAATTTTATGAGTCTAGAAATCGGCAAAAGATCAATAATGACCCACCAAACAGCCCTTAGCGTAACCGGTCACAACGTTTCCAACGCCAACACCCCCGGTTACTCTCGGCAGGTGGCTAACATAACAACAAATCGCCCCTGGCATGCTCCCATGCTTGCAGGCAATGCTCCAGCTGGTCAAATAGGCACAGGAGTAAAAGTAGAAGACATCCAAAGAATGCGCGATGCATTCCTCGATTACCAAATTCGCAACGAGAACAAAACCGCAGGTTACTGGGACTCTGTCCAGCAAAACCTATCAAGGGTAGAAGTAATCCTTAACGAACCCTCAGAAGAAGGGCTAAGAGCAGTTATGGATATGTTCTGGGAATCATGGCAAGACCTATCAGTAAATCCAGAAAGTGAATCAGTTAGAGCAGTAGTAGCTGAGCTAGGGGAAACAGTTGCTGATGCCTTTAACAATACCCATAGACAACTATTTGAACTAAAAGAAGACGTAAACAGCAACGTAAAAATAAAAATAGATGAAATAAACTCCTTAGCCGATCAAATAACTGATTTGAATGAACAAATACAAGGAATTAGCATAGCAGGTAAACAACCAAACGACCTATTAGACAAAAGAGACATGCTACTAGAAGAACTTAGTCAAATAACAGACATAAACGTATACGAAGAGCCGCACTATGAAAACGGTGGACAAACTCAAAGCTATAGTGGAATGGTTACTGTCCAAATTGGTGGCAGAACCCTAGTACAAGGTCACAATTACACCCCACTATCAACAAAACAAGATGAAAACGGCATGCACATGCCTGTTTGGAGTGATACAGGGGCTAAAGCTAATATAAATGGTGGGGAACTAAGAGGCCTTCTAGACTCCCGAGGTAAAACAGATTTAGAACAAGATGCAAACTCAAACTATAAAGGCATTATCCAAGAAATGATAGATGACTTAAACAAACTAGCCAAAACAGTAATAATCGGAACCAACGATGTTCATCGTGGAGGCTATAGCCTAAACAACAAATCAGGTACTCCAGATGGAACTAATTTTTTCAAAATGCCTAAAAACCCTGACGACATTGAAAACTGGGCACAACTAATGAGCTTAGACACCACTATAAAAAACGACTCTAATAACATAGCAGCAGCTAGCAACAGAACATGGGAAGACGGAGAAAAAGTAAACTTTGGTGATGGCTCCAATGCATTAAAAATTGCTCAGTTAAAACAACATATGAAAACTGATAAAAATGCGTTTAAAACTGGTGAATTTGAAGGTAATAACTTTCCAAAAGAAATAGGTGGAGAGATGCTAGTTAACATTCAAGGCATTGAAGACCTTATAAAAATAGAAATACCCGAACAAGAAATAAAAGATCTAAACGAACTAGCGACAGCCATACAGCAGCAACTAGACAATAATGAAACATTAAGAAATGAAGACATAAAAATAAATGTCAGACTAGATGGAAACACCATTATATTTGAATCACCAAACTCAAGATTTCATGGAGTAGAAGATGGTGAAAATGATGATGGCTTATTAGCGAATTTTGATACAGATGACATCAAAGCAGTACTTAACTCTAATTATACCGTGTTTGCTAGTGAGACAGATTTAGAATTTGGAGAAAATATTGATGGAGCCCTAACCTTTCAATTTGATGGTGAAGAGGATGAAACAATAAGTATAAATATAAATGAGGATGATTTTGACGATATTAACGATTTAGTTGTAGCCATACAAGAAAAGTTAGATGAAGATGAAATAAACGTAAACGTCCGCGCAGATGGTGACACCTTACTTTTTTACTCCCAAGACCCTGATTTTAAAGGGGTAATTGATGGAGATGGAGATGAAGATGGAAATGACTTCTTATTTGGTGATGATGAACCAGTTGAAATAAACCAAGTGCAAATAACCAACATAAACGAAAACCTTATCAAAAACGCTACCACCGACGACTTCTGGCGTTCAGTAGCGGCTAATGTAGGAGTAAAATCACAAGAAGCCAAAAGAATGGTAACAAACCAAGAACAACTACTAGGAGAACTAGAAAACAAAAGACAATCATACTCAGGCGTGTCCCTAGATGAAGAAATGACCAACATGATAAAATACCAACACGCCTACAACGCAGCCTCAAGATACATAACAACAATAGACGAAGCCATAGAAACCATAGTAAACCGAATGGGCTTAGTAGGAAGATAA
- a CDS encoding flagellar protein FlgN, whose product MHNLLKVFIDTINKQNKIFDQLVQLAEEKRESIILGKIQELDKLIQKEGIIVSNLEKTEGARFKLQEQIASKLKLKTEQMNAEFIITALQKNNHVLYIDLKEAIERLDYNLARLRALNEENNELINQSLDYIFSMQAAIEGDIAGTYSQKGTQSDETPSRPKKNIIDTKG is encoded by the coding sequence ATGCATAATCTCCTAAAAGTATTTATAGATACAATAAACAAACAAAACAAAATCTTTGATCAGCTAGTTCAACTAGCAGAGGAAAAACGCGAATCTATAATACTAGGAAAAATACAAGAACTAGATAAACTCATACAAAAAGAGGGCATCATAGTCTCTAATCTAGAGAAAACCGAAGGTGCCCGTTTTAAATTACAAGAGCAAATTGCTAGCAAATTAAAACTAAAAACCGAACAAATGAATGCAGAATTCATAATAACAGCCTTACAAAAAAACAATCATGTCCTATATATAGACCTAAAAGAAGCAATAGAACGCCTAGACTATAACCTAGCGCGCTTAAGAGCCCTAAACGAAGAAAACAACGAACTAATAAACCAATCCCTAGACTACATATTCTCAATGCAGGCGGCCATAGAAGGGGACATAGCCGGAACCTACTCCCAAAAAGGCACCCAATCCGACGAAACCCCCTCCCGCCCCAAAAAAAATATAATAGATACAAAGGGGTAA
- a CDS encoding TIGR03826 family flagellar region protein — protein sequence MADLRNCQECGRLFAYQGKNRCRKCQENEEEEYLIVRRYIREHPGASVFETSEATDVEEEKILQFLRDGRLQSRGFKNVLECVSCGQKISQGRFCDNCTNQLAADFQKVAQPKKPRKQEPEPKRRQTDRIYTRGKDEG from the coding sequence ATGGCAGACCTTAGAAACTGTCAGGAGTGTGGTAGACTTTTCGCTTACCAAGGAAAAAACCGATGTCGCAAATGCCAAGAAAATGAAGAAGAAGAATACTTAATTGTTAGAAGATACATTAGAGAGCATCCAGGAGCTAGTGTTTTTGAAACTTCAGAGGCAACCGATGTAGAGGAAGAAAAAATCCTTCAATTTCTACGTGATGGTCGCTTACAATCAAGAGGTTTTAAAAACGTACTTGAATGTGTAAGCTGTGGGCAAAAAATATCCCAAGGAAGATTTTGTGACAACTGTACTAACCAACTAGCAGCAGATTTCCAAAAAGTAGCCCAACCAAAAAAACCAAGAAAACAAGAACCCGAACCAAAACGCCGCCAAACAGATAGGATATATACTAGGGGAAAAGATGAGGGCTAA
- a CDS encoding four helix bundle protein, translating into MNIKRNIIKDKSYYFALQVIKTCRYLAKKENEYVISRQLMRSGTSIGANIEEALAAGSRKDFIHKMTLASKEARESSYWIRLLKDSGLIDEEEGNKLLEEANELVRLLTSIVKTTSKTEQEK; encoded by the coding sequence ATGAATATAAAACGAAATATTATTAAAGACAAAAGTTATTACTTTGCATTGCAGGTTATTAAAACTTGCCGGTATTTAGCTAAAAAAGAAAATGAATATGTTATATCTAGGCAATTAATGAGATCAGGTACTAGTATAGGAGCAAACATCGAAGAAGCATTAGCAGCAGGTAGCAGAAAAGATTTCATTCATAAAATGACTCTAGCATCAAAGGAAGCAAGGGAAAGTTCTTATTGGATAAGGTTATTAAAAGACAGTGGCCTTATTGATGAAGAAGAAGGAAATAAATTACTAGAAGAGGCAAACGAATTAGTCAGACTACTAACCTCTATAGTAAAAACAACCTCAAAAACAGAACAGGAAAAATAA